In a genomic window of Anoplopoma fimbria isolate UVic2021 breed Golden Eagle Sablefish chromosome 6, Afim_UVic_2022, whole genome shotgun sequence:
- the zmiz1a gene encoding zinc finger MIZ domain-containing protein 1a isoform X4, with protein MQPSMNSMKPGLTHSDGSFPYDSVPWQQNSNQPPGSLSVVTTVWGVTNTSQSQVLGNPMANSNNPMNPGGNPMGSGLSGSAAGLNSPQFNSQQQQFQNKGGSNQQYMQQGMYGRPGYPGGPGGYSGSYSGGPNPPQGGMGLNSHSRSPGDFTQPAAAAAAAAVAAAAATATATATATVAALQETQNKDMNQYGQMCSSFQMGPTQTYNSQFMNQPGPRGPPGGMNPASMGSAMNNPNMSGPPMGMNQARTPGMVPFGAHGQRMPQQGYPGGPRQSIPMQGMKRPYPGEASYGGQQYGPSSQFPPQQGQYPPSNASRPLPSPSYPGQRMPGQQGQGQYPPGMPMGQYYKQEPFNGQSTNFSGGGYSYGQGNGPPRPVNYPHSPVPGNPTPPMTPGSSIPPYLSPNQDVKPPFPPDMKPNMTALPPPPTNPNEELRLTFPVRDGVVLEPFRLEHNLAVSNHVFHLRPSVHQTLMWRSDLELQFKCYHHEDRQMNTNWPASVQVSVNATPLTIERGDNKTSHKPLHLKHVCQPGRNTIQITVTACCCVSTHYQDNSHLFVLQLVHRPSVRSVLQGLLKKRLLPAEHCITKVKRNFSSVAASAGSTTLNGEDGVEQTAIKVSLKCPITFRRIQLPARGHDCKHVQCFDLESYLQLNCERGTWRCPVCNKTALLEGLEVDQYMWGILNAIQNSEFEEVTIDPTCSWRPVPIKSELHIKEDPDGPLAKRFKTMSPSQMTMPNVMEMIAQLGPGSGPGPGPILGPSPYPPHPSHHPSGNGGDYPGAGNSYHSQGSFDFPHGNPSGGGMGGGGGGPAMNDFIHGPQLSHPPDGPGGLLSQDKPLNHGINDAMSHTNQSHNSMQQSLHASPHHGGHSGPPLHHSGQSGPQLHHSGQPSQHPRQSQPQQQSQQPGQSGHPHSDLNFNPSSDGPMGQGAQDMPEPSLDLLPELANPDELLSYLDPPDLPTNSNDDLLSLFENN; from the exons ATGCAGCCCAGTATGAACAGCATGAAGCCCGGCCTCACACACAG TGATGGATCCTTTCCCTATGACTCTGTCCCCTGGCAACAAAACTCCAACCAGCCCCCTGGGTCATTGTCTGTGGTTACAACAGTGTGGGGCGTGACCAATACGTCACAGAGTCAG GTTCTAGGTAACCCAATGGCCAATAGCAATAACCCCATGAATCCTGGAGGTAACCCAATGGGATCAGGTCTGTCTGGCAGCGCGGCAGGGCTCAACTCACCCCAGTTCAATTCTCAGCAGCAACAGTTTCAAAACAAAGGAGGCTCCAACCAACAGTACATGCAGCAGGGCATGTACGGCAGGCCTGGCTACCCTGGAGGTCCTGGGGGATACAGCGGGAG ttactCTGGTGGCCCAAACCCTCCTCAAGGAGGCATGGGATTGAACTCCCACTCACGTTCTCCTGGTGACTTCACTCAGCCAGCCGccgctgctgcagctgctgctgtcgctgctgctgctgctacggCAACGGCCACAGCAACGGCCACGGTGGCAGCTCTGCAGGAAACCCAGAATAAAGATATGAACCAGTATGGACAG ATGTGTTCTTCGTTCCAAATGGGCCCTACGCAGACCTACAACAGCCAGTTCATGAACCAGCCGGGCCCACGAGGCCCCCCTGGAGGTATGAATCCTGCCAGCATGGGTTCAGCCATGAACAACCCCAATATGAGTGGACCTCCAATGGGCATGAACCAGGCTCGAACCCCTGGCATGGTGCCTTTTGGGGCTCACGGCCAAAGGATGCCTCAGCAGGGGTATCCTGGAGGACCTCGACAGAGCATACCCATGCAGGGGATGAAGAGGCCATATCCTGGGGAG GCAAGTTATGGGGGTCAGCAGTACGGACCGAGCAGTCAGTTCCCACCTCAGCAGGGGCAGTACCCCCCATCAAACGCCTCCAGGCCGCTGCCATCTCCCAGCTACCCCGGACAGAGGATGCCAGGGCAGCAGGGCCAAGGACAGTACCCACCTGGCATGCCCATGGGCCAGTACTACAAG CAAGAGCCCTTCAATGGTCAGAGCACCAACTTCTCTGGAGGCGGATACTCCTACGGACAAGGCAATGGG CCCCCGAGGCCCGTTAACTACCCCCACTCCCCGGTCCCTGGAAACCCCACACCCCCTATGACCCCAGGAAGTAGTATCCCTCCGTACCTGTCGCCAAACCAGGATGTGAAGCCCCCGTTTCCACCCGACATGAAACCAAATATGACAGCACTTCCGCCCCCTCCGA CTAACCCCAATGAGGAGCTGCGGCTGACGTTCCCAGTCAGGGATGGAGTGGTGCTGGAGCCGTTCCGCCTGGAGCACAACCTGGCTGTCAGCAACCACGTCTTCCACCTTCGACCCTCCGTCCACCAGACCCTCATGTGGAG GTCAGACCTTGAGCTCCAGTTTAAGTGCTACCACCACGAAGACAGGCAGATGAACACCAACTGGCCCGCCTCCGTCCAGGTCAGCGTCAACGCCACGCCCCTCACCATCGAGAGGGGAGACAACAAAACCTCCCACAAGCCCTTGCACCTGAAGCACGTATGCCAACCTGGAAGAAACACCATCCAGATAACAGTCACggcctgctgctgtgtgagtACACACTATCAAGACAAT TCCCACCTGTTTGTGCTGCAGCTGGTCCACAGGCCATCTGTGCGATCCGTCCTCCAGGGGCTCCTGAAGAAGAGACTCCTTCCTGCAGAACACTGCATCACCAAGG TTAAGAGGAACTTCAGCAGCGTGGCAGCCTCTGCAGGCAGCACGACTCTAAACGGGGAAGACGGCGTGGAGCAGACGGCCATTAAAGTGTCGCTGAAATGTCCCATTACCTTCCGACGCATCCAGCTACCCGCACGGGGGCATGACTGCAAACATGTCCAG TGCTTTGATCTGGAGTCCTACTTGCAGCTCAACTGTGAGAGGGGGACATGGAGGTGTCCTGTGTGCAA taaAACAGCATTATTAGAAGGTCTGGAGGTGGATCAGTACATGTGGGGAATCCTCAATGCCATCCAAAA TTCAGAGTTTGAAGAGGTCACTATAGACCCTACATGTAGCTGGCGACCTGTCCCCATAAAGTCTGAGCTACACATCAAAGAGGACCCTGATGGACCACTTGCCAAGCGCTTTAAGACCATGAGCCCCAGTCAGATGACCATGCCCAATGTGATGGAGATGATCGCCCAGCTAGGGCCCGGTTCAGGACCTGGACCTGGCCCCATACTTGGTCCCAGCCCTTACCCACCACACCCTAGTCACCATCCTAGTGGCAACGGGGGAGATTACCCCGGAGCAG GCAACAGTTACCACAGCCAAGGGAGCTTTGACTTCCCTCATGGGAACCCCTCGGGAGGTGGAAtgggaggaggcggaggaggtcCTGCTATGAACGACTTCATCCATGGCCCCCAGCTCTCCCACCCGCCTGATGGCCCTGGTGGTCTCCTCTCCCAGGACAAGCCCCTCAACCACGGCATTAATGATGCA ATGTCCCATACCAATCAGTCCCATAACTCCATGCAGCAGAGCTTGCATGCGTCTCCCCACCATGGCGGCCATTCAGGGCCGCCCTTACATCACAGCGGCCAGTCAGGGCCGCAGCTGCATCACAGTGGCCAACCATCGCAGCATCCTCGACAGTCGCAGCCACAGCAGCAGTCTCAGCAGCCGGGGCAGAGCGGTCACCCCCACAGCGATCTGAACTTTAACCCCTCCTCAGATGGGCCGATGGGTCAGGGAGCCCAGGATATGCCTGAACCCTCTCTGGAT CTGCTTCCAGAGCTGGCCAACCCTGACGAGTTACTATCGTACCTGGACCCTCCCGACCTTCCCACCAACAGCAACGACGACCTTCTCTCCCTTTTCGAGAACAACTAG
- the zmiz1a gene encoding zinc finger MIZ domain-containing protein 1a isoform X1, whose protein sequence is MNTLPSMDRHIQQTNDRLLCIKQHLQNPANFHSAATELLDWCGDPRAFQRPFEQSLMGCLTVVSRVAAQQGYDLDLGYRLLAVCAANRDKFTPKSAALLSSWCEELGRLLLLRHQKSRQNEPQGKVPMQPSMNSMKPGLTHSDGSFPYDSVPWQQNSNQPPGSLSVVTTVWGVTNTSQSQVLGNPMANSNNPMNPGGNPMGSGLSGSAAGLNSPQFNSQQQQFQNKGGSNQQYMQQGMYGRPGYPGGPGGYSGSYSGGPNPPQGGMGLNSHSRSPGDFTQPAAAAAAAAVAAAAATATATATATVAALQETQNKDMNQYGQMCSSFQMGPTQTYNSQFMNQPGPRGPPGGMNPASMGSAMNNPNMSGPPMGMNQARTPGMVPFGAHGQRMPQQGYPGGPRQSIPMQGMKRPYPGEASYGGQQYGPSSQFPPQQGQYPPSNASRPLPSPSYPGQRMPGQQGQGQYPPGMPMGQYYKQEPFNGQSTNFSGGGYSYGQGNGPPRPVNYPHSPVPGNPTPPMTPGSSIPPYLSPNQDVKPPFPPDMKPNMTALPPPPTNPNEELRLTFPVRDGVVLEPFRLEHNLAVSNHVFHLRPSVHQTLMWRSDLELQFKCYHHEDRQMNTNWPASVQVSVNATPLTIERGDNKTSHKPLHLKHVCQPGRNTIQITVTACCCVSTHYQDNSHLFVLQLVHRPSVRSVLQGLLKKRLLPAEHCITKVKRNFSSVAASAGSTTLNGEDGVEQTAIKVSLKCPITFRRIQLPARGHDCKHVQCFDLESYLQLNCERGTWRCPVCNKTALLEGLEVDQYMWGILNAIQNSEFEEVTIDPTCSWRPVPIKSELHIKEDPDGPLAKRFKTMSPSQMTMPNVMEMIAQLGPGSGPGPGPILGPSPYPPHPSHHPSGNGGDYPGAGNSYHSQGSFDFPHGNPSGGGMGGGGGGPAMNDFIHGPQLSHPPDGPGGLLSQDKPLNHGINDAMSHTNQSHNSMQQSLHASPHHGGHSGPPLHHSGQSGPQLHHSGQPSQHPRQSQPQQQSQQPGQSGHPHSDLNFNPSSDGPMGQGAQDMPEPSLDLLPELANPDELLSYLDPPDLPTNSNDDLLSLFENN, encoded by the exons CCCTGCTGTCGTCGTGGTGCGAGGAGCTGGGTCGTCTCCTCCTGCTGCGTCACCAGAAGAGCAGGCAGAACGAACCGCAGGGGAAAGTTCCCATGCAGCCCAGTATGAACAGCATGAAGCCCGGCCTCACACACAG TGATGGATCCTTTCCCTATGACTCTGTCCCCTGGCAACAAAACTCCAACCAGCCCCCTGGGTCATTGTCTGTGGTTACAACAGTGTGGGGCGTGACCAATACGTCACAGAGTCAG GTTCTAGGTAACCCAATGGCCAATAGCAATAACCCCATGAATCCTGGAGGTAACCCAATGGGATCAGGTCTGTCTGGCAGCGCGGCAGGGCTCAACTCACCCCAGTTCAATTCTCAGCAGCAACAGTTTCAAAACAAAGGAGGCTCCAACCAACAGTACATGCAGCAGGGCATGTACGGCAGGCCTGGCTACCCTGGAGGTCCTGGGGGATACAGCGGGAG ttactCTGGTGGCCCAAACCCTCCTCAAGGAGGCATGGGATTGAACTCCCACTCACGTTCTCCTGGTGACTTCACTCAGCCAGCCGccgctgctgcagctgctgctgtcgctgctgctgctgctacggCAACGGCCACAGCAACGGCCACGGTGGCAGCTCTGCAGGAAACCCAGAATAAAGATATGAACCAGTATGGACAG ATGTGTTCTTCGTTCCAAATGGGCCCTACGCAGACCTACAACAGCCAGTTCATGAACCAGCCGGGCCCACGAGGCCCCCCTGGAGGTATGAATCCTGCCAGCATGGGTTCAGCCATGAACAACCCCAATATGAGTGGACCTCCAATGGGCATGAACCAGGCTCGAACCCCTGGCATGGTGCCTTTTGGGGCTCACGGCCAAAGGATGCCTCAGCAGGGGTATCCTGGAGGACCTCGACAGAGCATACCCATGCAGGGGATGAAGAGGCCATATCCTGGGGAG GCAAGTTATGGGGGTCAGCAGTACGGACCGAGCAGTCAGTTCCCACCTCAGCAGGGGCAGTACCCCCCATCAAACGCCTCCAGGCCGCTGCCATCTCCCAGCTACCCCGGACAGAGGATGCCAGGGCAGCAGGGCCAAGGACAGTACCCACCTGGCATGCCCATGGGCCAGTACTACAAG CAAGAGCCCTTCAATGGTCAGAGCACCAACTTCTCTGGAGGCGGATACTCCTACGGACAAGGCAATGGG CCCCCGAGGCCCGTTAACTACCCCCACTCCCCGGTCCCTGGAAACCCCACACCCCCTATGACCCCAGGAAGTAGTATCCCTCCGTACCTGTCGCCAAACCAGGATGTGAAGCCCCCGTTTCCACCCGACATGAAACCAAATATGACAGCACTTCCGCCCCCTCCGA CTAACCCCAATGAGGAGCTGCGGCTGACGTTCCCAGTCAGGGATGGAGTGGTGCTGGAGCCGTTCCGCCTGGAGCACAACCTGGCTGTCAGCAACCACGTCTTCCACCTTCGACCCTCCGTCCACCAGACCCTCATGTGGAG GTCAGACCTTGAGCTCCAGTTTAAGTGCTACCACCACGAAGACAGGCAGATGAACACCAACTGGCCCGCCTCCGTCCAGGTCAGCGTCAACGCCACGCCCCTCACCATCGAGAGGGGAGACAACAAAACCTCCCACAAGCCCTTGCACCTGAAGCACGTATGCCAACCTGGAAGAAACACCATCCAGATAACAGTCACggcctgctgctgtgtgagtACACACTATCAAGACAAT TCCCACCTGTTTGTGCTGCAGCTGGTCCACAGGCCATCTGTGCGATCCGTCCTCCAGGGGCTCCTGAAGAAGAGACTCCTTCCTGCAGAACACTGCATCACCAAGG TTAAGAGGAACTTCAGCAGCGTGGCAGCCTCTGCAGGCAGCACGACTCTAAACGGGGAAGACGGCGTGGAGCAGACGGCCATTAAAGTGTCGCTGAAATGTCCCATTACCTTCCGACGCATCCAGCTACCCGCACGGGGGCATGACTGCAAACATGTCCAG TGCTTTGATCTGGAGTCCTACTTGCAGCTCAACTGTGAGAGGGGGACATGGAGGTGTCCTGTGTGCAA taaAACAGCATTATTAGAAGGTCTGGAGGTGGATCAGTACATGTGGGGAATCCTCAATGCCATCCAAAA TTCAGAGTTTGAAGAGGTCACTATAGACCCTACATGTAGCTGGCGACCTGTCCCCATAAAGTCTGAGCTACACATCAAAGAGGACCCTGATGGACCACTTGCCAAGCGCTTTAAGACCATGAGCCCCAGTCAGATGACCATGCCCAATGTGATGGAGATGATCGCCCAGCTAGGGCCCGGTTCAGGACCTGGACCTGGCCCCATACTTGGTCCCAGCCCTTACCCACCACACCCTAGTCACCATCCTAGTGGCAACGGGGGAGATTACCCCGGAGCAG GCAACAGTTACCACAGCCAAGGGAGCTTTGACTTCCCTCATGGGAACCCCTCGGGAGGTGGAAtgggaggaggcggaggaggtcCTGCTATGAACGACTTCATCCATGGCCCCCAGCTCTCCCACCCGCCTGATGGCCCTGGTGGTCTCCTCTCCCAGGACAAGCCCCTCAACCACGGCATTAATGATGCA ATGTCCCATACCAATCAGTCCCATAACTCCATGCAGCAGAGCTTGCATGCGTCTCCCCACCATGGCGGCCATTCAGGGCCGCCCTTACATCACAGCGGCCAGTCAGGGCCGCAGCTGCATCACAGTGGCCAACCATCGCAGCATCCTCGACAGTCGCAGCCACAGCAGCAGTCTCAGCAGCCGGGGCAGAGCGGTCACCCCCACAGCGATCTGAACTTTAACCCCTCCTCAGATGGGCCGATGGGTCAGGGAGCCCAGGATATGCCTGAACCCTCTCTGGAT CTGCTTCCAGAGCTGGCCAACCCTGACGAGTTACTATCGTACCTGGACCCTCCCGACCTTCCCACCAACAGCAACGACGACCTTCTCTCCCTTTTCGAGAACAACTAG
- the zmiz1a gene encoding zinc finger MIZ domain-containing protein 1a isoform X2 → MNTLPSMDRHIQQTNDRLLCIKQHLQNPANFHSAATELLDWCGDPRAFQRPFEQSLMGCLTVVSRVAAQQGYDLDLGYRLLAVCAANRDKFTPKSAALLSSWCEELGRLLLLRHQKSRQNEPQGKVPMQPSMNSMKPGLTHSDGSFPYDSVPWQQNSNQPPGSLSVVTTVWGVTNTSQSQVLGNPMANSNNPMNPGGNPMGSGLSGSAAGLNSPQFNSQQQQFQNKGGSNQQYMQQGMYGRPGYPGGPGGYSGSYSGGPNPPQGGMGLNSHSRSPGDFTQPAAAAAAAAVAAAAATATATATATVAALQETQNKDMNQYGQMCSSFQMGPTQTYNSQFMNQPGPRGPPGGMNPASMGSAMNNPNMSGPPMGMNQARTPGMVPFGAHGQRMPQQGYPGGPRQSIPMQGMKRPYPGEASYGGQQYGPSSQFPPQQGQYPPSNASRPLPSPSYPGQRMPGQQGQGQYPPGMPMGQYYKQEPFNGQSTNFSGGGYSYGQGNGPPRPVNYPHSPVPGNPTPPMTPGSSIPPYLSPNQDVKPPFPPDMKPNMTALPPPPTNPNEELRLTFPVRDGVVLEPFRLEHNLAVSNHVFHLRPSVHQTLMWRSDLELQFKCYHHEDRQMNTNWPASVQVSVNATPLTIERGDNKTSHKPLHLKHVCQPGRNTIQITVTACCCSHLFVLQLVHRPSVRSVLQGLLKKRLLPAEHCITKVKRNFSSVAASAGSTTLNGEDGVEQTAIKVSLKCPITFRRIQLPARGHDCKHVQCFDLESYLQLNCERGTWRCPVCNKTALLEGLEVDQYMWGILNAIQNSEFEEVTIDPTCSWRPVPIKSELHIKEDPDGPLAKRFKTMSPSQMTMPNVMEMIAQLGPGSGPGPGPILGPSPYPPHPSHHPSGNGGDYPGAGNSYHSQGSFDFPHGNPSGGGMGGGGGGPAMNDFIHGPQLSHPPDGPGGLLSQDKPLNHGINDAMSHTNQSHNSMQQSLHASPHHGGHSGPPLHHSGQSGPQLHHSGQPSQHPRQSQPQQQSQQPGQSGHPHSDLNFNPSSDGPMGQGAQDMPEPSLDLLPELANPDELLSYLDPPDLPTNSNDDLLSLFENN, encoded by the exons CCCTGCTGTCGTCGTGGTGCGAGGAGCTGGGTCGTCTCCTCCTGCTGCGTCACCAGAAGAGCAGGCAGAACGAACCGCAGGGGAAAGTTCCCATGCAGCCCAGTATGAACAGCATGAAGCCCGGCCTCACACACAG TGATGGATCCTTTCCCTATGACTCTGTCCCCTGGCAACAAAACTCCAACCAGCCCCCTGGGTCATTGTCTGTGGTTACAACAGTGTGGGGCGTGACCAATACGTCACAGAGTCAG GTTCTAGGTAACCCAATGGCCAATAGCAATAACCCCATGAATCCTGGAGGTAACCCAATGGGATCAGGTCTGTCTGGCAGCGCGGCAGGGCTCAACTCACCCCAGTTCAATTCTCAGCAGCAACAGTTTCAAAACAAAGGAGGCTCCAACCAACAGTACATGCAGCAGGGCATGTACGGCAGGCCTGGCTACCCTGGAGGTCCTGGGGGATACAGCGGGAG ttactCTGGTGGCCCAAACCCTCCTCAAGGAGGCATGGGATTGAACTCCCACTCACGTTCTCCTGGTGACTTCACTCAGCCAGCCGccgctgctgcagctgctgctgtcgctgctgctgctgctacggCAACGGCCACAGCAACGGCCACGGTGGCAGCTCTGCAGGAAACCCAGAATAAAGATATGAACCAGTATGGACAG ATGTGTTCTTCGTTCCAAATGGGCCCTACGCAGACCTACAACAGCCAGTTCATGAACCAGCCGGGCCCACGAGGCCCCCCTGGAGGTATGAATCCTGCCAGCATGGGTTCAGCCATGAACAACCCCAATATGAGTGGACCTCCAATGGGCATGAACCAGGCTCGAACCCCTGGCATGGTGCCTTTTGGGGCTCACGGCCAAAGGATGCCTCAGCAGGGGTATCCTGGAGGACCTCGACAGAGCATACCCATGCAGGGGATGAAGAGGCCATATCCTGGGGAG GCAAGTTATGGGGGTCAGCAGTACGGACCGAGCAGTCAGTTCCCACCTCAGCAGGGGCAGTACCCCCCATCAAACGCCTCCAGGCCGCTGCCATCTCCCAGCTACCCCGGACAGAGGATGCCAGGGCAGCAGGGCCAAGGACAGTACCCACCTGGCATGCCCATGGGCCAGTACTACAAG CAAGAGCCCTTCAATGGTCAGAGCACCAACTTCTCTGGAGGCGGATACTCCTACGGACAAGGCAATGGG CCCCCGAGGCCCGTTAACTACCCCCACTCCCCGGTCCCTGGAAACCCCACACCCCCTATGACCCCAGGAAGTAGTATCCCTCCGTACCTGTCGCCAAACCAGGATGTGAAGCCCCCGTTTCCACCCGACATGAAACCAAATATGACAGCACTTCCGCCCCCTCCGA CTAACCCCAATGAGGAGCTGCGGCTGACGTTCCCAGTCAGGGATGGAGTGGTGCTGGAGCCGTTCCGCCTGGAGCACAACCTGGCTGTCAGCAACCACGTCTTCCACCTTCGACCCTCCGTCCACCAGACCCTCATGTGGAG GTCAGACCTTGAGCTCCAGTTTAAGTGCTACCACCACGAAGACAGGCAGATGAACACCAACTGGCCCGCCTCCGTCCAGGTCAGCGTCAACGCCACGCCCCTCACCATCGAGAGGGGAGACAACAAAACCTCCCACAAGCCCTTGCACCTGAAGCACGTATGCCAACCTGGAAGAAACACCATCCAGATAACAGTCACggcctgctgctgt TCCCACCTGTTTGTGCTGCAGCTGGTCCACAGGCCATCTGTGCGATCCGTCCTCCAGGGGCTCCTGAAGAAGAGACTCCTTCCTGCAGAACACTGCATCACCAAGG TTAAGAGGAACTTCAGCAGCGTGGCAGCCTCTGCAGGCAGCACGACTCTAAACGGGGAAGACGGCGTGGAGCAGACGGCCATTAAAGTGTCGCTGAAATGTCCCATTACCTTCCGACGCATCCAGCTACCCGCACGGGGGCATGACTGCAAACATGTCCAG TGCTTTGATCTGGAGTCCTACTTGCAGCTCAACTGTGAGAGGGGGACATGGAGGTGTCCTGTGTGCAA taaAACAGCATTATTAGAAGGTCTGGAGGTGGATCAGTACATGTGGGGAATCCTCAATGCCATCCAAAA TTCAGAGTTTGAAGAGGTCACTATAGACCCTACATGTAGCTGGCGACCTGTCCCCATAAAGTCTGAGCTACACATCAAAGAGGACCCTGATGGACCACTTGCCAAGCGCTTTAAGACCATGAGCCCCAGTCAGATGACCATGCCCAATGTGATGGAGATGATCGCCCAGCTAGGGCCCGGTTCAGGACCTGGACCTGGCCCCATACTTGGTCCCAGCCCTTACCCACCACACCCTAGTCACCATCCTAGTGGCAACGGGGGAGATTACCCCGGAGCAG GCAACAGTTACCACAGCCAAGGGAGCTTTGACTTCCCTCATGGGAACCCCTCGGGAGGTGGAAtgggaggaggcggaggaggtcCTGCTATGAACGACTTCATCCATGGCCCCCAGCTCTCCCACCCGCCTGATGGCCCTGGTGGTCTCCTCTCCCAGGACAAGCCCCTCAACCACGGCATTAATGATGCA ATGTCCCATACCAATCAGTCCCATAACTCCATGCAGCAGAGCTTGCATGCGTCTCCCCACCATGGCGGCCATTCAGGGCCGCCCTTACATCACAGCGGCCAGTCAGGGCCGCAGCTGCATCACAGTGGCCAACCATCGCAGCATCCTCGACAGTCGCAGCCACAGCAGCAGTCTCAGCAGCCGGGGCAGAGCGGTCACCCCCACAGCGATCTGAACTTTAACCCCTCCTCAGATGGGCCGATGGGTCAGGGAGCCCAGGATATGCCTGAACCCTCTCTGGAT CTGCTTCCAGAGCTGGCCAACCCTGACGAGTTACTATCGTACCTGGACCCTCCCGACCTTCCCACCAACAGCAACGACGACCTTCTCTCCCTTTTCGAGAACAACTAG